A window of Mucilaginibacter paludis DSM 18603 contains these coding sequences:
- a CDS encoding IS3 family transposase, with protein MKMQSCPRGLRGFCRLLGHSPQAYYQHQKLSGKKSLEEDLLIQQVLYHRTFQPRLGCRKLHVMMEPFMEGHDMYICRDLLFDLLRENDLLIVKRRRSQPQTTDSNHWMKKYPDLIKDIRLSRADELWVSDITYIRLRKKKFAYLSLITDAYSRKIVGFCMHIDLSAEGPLTALEMALKGRASDKPLIHHSDRGSQYCSDGYVTLLKSNTINISMTQSGNPKDNAIAERVNGILKQELLEDAYSNSNQAQCSAKIAIDIYNRMRPHSSVDMMTPEKAHTQTGPIKRRWRNLLNHPTAKVMA; from the coding sequence ATGAAAATGCAAAGTTGCCCACGCGGTCTTCGTGGGTTTTGCAGACTGCTTGGTCATTCACCGCAGGCGTACTATCAGCACCAGAAATTGTCAGGCAAAAAATCGCTTGAGGAGGACCTGCTTATCCAGCAAGTACTCTATCACCGTACTTTTCAGCCTCGGCTTGGATGCCGGAAACTGCATGTGATGATGGAACCATTTATGGAAGGTCATGACATGTATATATGCAGGGATCTGCTTTTTGACTTGTTGCGGGAAAATGATTTACTGATTGTAAAGAGAAGGCGCAGTCAGCCCCAAACAACAGATTCCAATCACTGGATGAAGAAATATCCCGACCTTATAAAGGACATCAGGTTAAGCCGCGCAGATGAGTTATGGGTAAGTGATATTACCTACATACGTCTGAGAAAGAAGAAGTTCGCTTACCTGAGCCTGATAACGGATGCTTATAGCCGTAAGATTGTTGGCTTCTGTATGCATATTGATTTGTCGGCAGAGGGGCCGCTGACAGCCTTGGAAATGGCGTTAAAAGGGAGGGCAAGCGATAAGCCATTAATACATCATTCCGATCGTGGCTCACAATACTGTAGCGACGGCTATGTAACCTTATTAAAATCTAATACTATCAATATCAGCATGACCCAAAGCGGCAACCCCAAAGACAACGCTATTGCAGAAAGAGTGAACGGGATACTTAAACAGGAGCTGCTTGAAGATGCTTATTCGAATAGTAATCAAGCGCAGTGTTCGGCAAAAATAGCCATCGATATTTACAACCGGATGAGGCCGCACAGCAGCGTGGATATGATGACACCGGAAAAGGCGCACACGCAAACCGGCCCGATCAAGCGCCGGTGGAGAAATCTGCTTAACCATCCGACAGCAAAAGTGATGGCATAG
- a CDS encoding glycoside hydrolase family 43 protein has protein sequence MRKQSFTLVSRFWLKAICFVLLFFIFNTETKAQVVNSDEQPAFINSPNKSVKNPGRHVFRYTNPITQDTTISMRDYCIIRVGSKWYCTGTSLPVWTGPNPGVRLLVSDDMIHWKQDSWLIDATKLAPDCPYNGRFWAPEIHFMKGKYWLIVNSGKVTPQDPKGMAKHSIWLFSADKVTGPYKLVNGPLTPQYNNDATLFEDSDGQVYMYCSGNGLFQAKLDLAKGEIIGELQKFRTARDTANPRWMWGGIEGPFVLKREGIYYMFFSTWTRGYEVGLLKSRSPLGPWELASPDPIFGTRKKAYRGQIADVAGNFEDTKDPYCETGHNSIFEGPDGKLWSSCHFVFYKGQPFPSVNEMAEPKPQMGIEPVYFRNGLFTIDGPTWKEQTVKY, from the coding sequence ATGCGGAAACAATCTTTCACTCTGGTAAGCAGATTTTGGCTTAAAGCCATATGCTTTGTTCTCCTGTTTTTTATTTTTAATACTGAAACAAAAGCGCAGGTTGTCAACAGTGATGAACAACCTGCATTTATTAATTCGCCCAATAAAAGCGTGAAGAATCCGGGCAGGCATGTGTTCAGGTATACTAACCCAATTACACAAGACACCACTATTTCTATGCGCGATTATTGCATCATCCGGGTAGGCAGCAAGTGGTATTGTACAGGTACGTCATTGCCCGTATGGACAGGGCCAAATCCCGGTGTAAGGCTTTTGGTCTCTGATGACATGATCCATTGGAAACAAGATTCATGGCTGATAGACGCAACCAAACTCGCGCCCGACTGCCCGTATAACGGCAGGTTCTGGGCGCCTGAAATTCATTTTATGAAGGGTAAATACTGGCTCATCGTCAACAGCGGAAAAGTGACGCCGCAAGATCCAAAAGGAATGGCCAAACACAGTATATGGTTGTTCAGCGCTGATAAAGTTACGGGCCCCTATAAATTGGTTAACGGTCCTTTGACGCCGCAATATAATAACGATGCCACCTTATTTGAGGACTCGGACGGCCAGGTTTACATGTATTGTAGCGGCAACGGCTTGTTCCAGGCAAAATTAGACCTGGCAAAAGGCGAAATCATTGGTGAACTACAAAAATTCCGCACCGCCCGCGACACAGCCAATCCGCGCTGGATGTGGGGAGGGATTGAAGGCCCGTTCGTTCTCAAACGCGAGGGCATATATTATATGTTTTTCTCGACCTGGACAAGAGGGTATGAAGTGGGCTTGCTAAAATCCAGGTCTCCATTAGGGCCCTGGGAACTGGCCTCGCCAGACCCGATTTTCGGCACCCGTAAAAAGGCCTATAGAGGGCAGATCGCTGACGTAGCCGGAAATTTTGAAGATACTAAAGACCCCTATTGCGAAACTGGGCACAATTCAATTTTTGAGGGCCCAGATGGAAAATTATGGAGTTCATGCCACTTTGTTTTTTACAAGGGACAGCCCTTTCCCTCGGTCAATGAAATGGCTGAACCCAAGCCCCAAATGGGTATTGAACCGGTGTATTTCCGTAACGGCTTATTTACTATAGATGGGCCGACCTGGAAGGAACAAACGGTTAAATACTAA